A single window of Archangium gephyra DNA harbors:
- a CDS encoding ArsR/SmtB family transcription factor: MPSDRLDATFTALADPTRRAILARLAEGEATVLELAEPFAMSLPAISKHLKVLERAGLISRGRDAQRRPCRLEAAPLKEASAWAEHHVRVWEERLDRLDDYLRELQGAEKKQGPRK, translated from the coding sequence ATGCCGTCCGACCGACTCGATGCCACCTTTACGGCCCTCGCGGATCCCACGCGGCGGGCCATCCTCGCGCGCCTGGCGGAAGGGGAGGCCACGGTGCTGGAGCTGGCCGAGCCCTTCGCGATGAGCCTCCCGGCCATCTCCAAGCACCTGAAGGTGCTGGAGCGGGCGGGGCTGATCTCCCGGGGGCGGGACGCGCAGCGCAGGCCGTGCCGGCTGGAGGCGGCGCCGCTCAAGGAGGCCAGCGCGTGGGCGGAGCACCACGTGCGCGTGTGGGAGGAGCGGCTGGACCGTCTGGACGACTACCTGCGGGAGCTGCAGGGGGCGGAGAAGAAGCAGGGTCCCAGGAAGTAG
- a CDS encoding SRPBCC family protein: protein MIDMKRDVKSTSDRELVLVRVLNAPRELVFKTWTEPEHVEKWWGPRGYTTKTHKMDVRPGGTWHYLMTHAEHGEFDNLITYREVVRPERLVYSHGTSEEPEQFQVTVTFANEGGKTRLTMHSVWPSAEVLAAMKKYGAEEGGKHTMDKLEEHLATLVQRAT, encoded by the coding sequence ATGATCGACATGAAGCGGGACGTGAAGAGCACGAGTGACCGGGAGCTCGTCCTGGTGCGGGTGCTGAATGCACCGAGGGAGCTGGTGTTCAAGACGTGGACGGAGCCGGAGCACGTGGAGAAGTGGTGGGGACCGCGAGGCTACACGACGAAGACGCACAAGATGGACGTGAGGCCGGGAGGCACGTGGCACTACCTGATGACCCACGCCGAGCACGGGGAGTTCGACAATCTGATCACCTACCGCGAGGTGGTGCGGCCCGAGCGGCTGGTCTACAGCCACGGCACGAGCGAGGAGCCCGAGCAGTTCCAGGTGACGGTGACGTTCGCGAACGAGGGCGGGAAGACGCGGCTCACGATGCACAGCGTGTGGCCGTCGGCCGAGGTGCTCGCGGCGATGAAGAAGTACGGGGCGGAGGAGGGCGGGAAGCACACCATGGACAAGCTGGAGGAGCACCTGGCGACGCTGGTCCAGCGCGCTACGTGA
- a CDS encoding 3-keto-disaccharide hydrolase: protein MDSFDTLSFDTPGAWAMAGEGRFVPVGPGLLESEGGSGLLWYTPSEFSDFRLQVDWLAHSIEDNSGVFFRFPTAELARKQPDWKAGFEVQIDDRGVDPEHETLGSPRMGSPLHLTGALYTLAPALVKASRPLGEWNSFDILARGLELHVVLNGVEVCAFTAPTHKPRSGRIGLQAHHAGSRVRFRAPRLQRLT from the coding sequence ATGGACTCCTTCGACACCCTCTCCTTCGACACTCCCGGCGCCTGGGCCATGGCGGGCGAGGGCCGCTTCGTCCCCGTGGGCCCCGGCCTCCTCGAGTCCGAAGGCGGCTCCGGCCTCCTCTGGTACACCCCCTCCGAGTTCTCCGACTTCCGCCTCCAGGTGGACTGGCTCGCCCACTCCATCGAGGACAACTCCGGTGTCTTCTTCCGCTTCCCCACCGCCGAGCTCGCCCGCAAGCAGCCCGACTGGAAGGCCGGTTTCGAGGTGCAGATCGACGACCGCGGCGTGGACCCCGAGCACGAGACCCTGGGCAGTCCCCGCATGGGCAGCCCCCTGCACCTCACCGGTGCCCTCTACACGCTCGCTCCCGCGCTGGTGAAGGCCTCGCGGCCCCTGGGCGAGTGGAACTCCTTCGACATCCTCGCCCGGGGACTGGAGCTGCACGTCGTGCTCAACGGTGTCGAGGTATGCGCCTTCACCGCGCCCACGCACAAGCCCCGCTCCGGGCGCATCGGCCTTCAGGCCCACCACGCGGGCTCGCGCGTCCGCTTCCGCGCCCCTCGCCTCCAGCGGCTCACGTAG